One region of Culex pipiens pallens isolate TS chromosome 2, TS_CPP_V2, whole genome shotgun sequence genomic DNA includes:
- the LOC120420377 gene encoding uncharacterized protein LOC120420377 isoform X7, which produces MRRRRKLSDRRSVDRSIRGLEHRSSALPLDLDDDSSSLQSQETYKHTPTSLSKSSRDSKESTPVPVEDDSKAKPAAAAAASAAAQSPSTTTPSSATTPPSAPVASDSNSNVQSDAKKSSPPPASTTTVPAPVLPPVEPAEALTNVSGSSSGSSSSSTDAEKKAGVLLKKEKGPAPPPPQTPSSPSSRNAPPSSLGVAPTSTAQATVPPTPPETPQTPAGANKGVDRPDHTISKPAPASPAAINRQMSSDDLIKSPKKEHAPSPPKQQQTKESPSVTPLPPPPEEMVIVTGVRRHSPDLDDRFDESPKEQPPVTTPVAIPKPPVQFEDDVQPYVPPPPLLSPDDEIRITSTPNAKSSTTITINNDSVLLADPSNSLATNVSQVTVVTSHPPVIIDNSLAIVAGRSGSSSSASSTKSFGSSQRRSRVLTPKNSDEVVIVSNELNKTHVNESSTDDDFQSLDSLENLSPRHRKRQQQPLSGSSGQIARKLDESEVLIVSSGYIGDDDREREQIASEQDDFINDELFIGNNNNNHSNSKLLDTSHVSVVTVGEEEIKVKDSSHHIINSGGTASPAHLHLLNHHQQHNQHHPPHHDSISDLSNVSCGPSESSDDVKVMDVMMTHPPPTSTSSVSTGSTVTAAGGGNFAQRSPSGSSISSPPLRSGGSSTKLNGAGGDFSRSREDVSIIVNKRKIVDKQARVSPDSSVGSMDGTGSVRSASTPLHHNHQQEKPQQLQPGHGKQLDRSDAESIATTTSHDSREQSVDEEVQLRRKPPAPVEPEEDKVPPIAPPNTRTKPSQRNFSKEEIHLQNLKKKTRKRTRKFEIDGVQVTTTTSKVIYSDEDNNKLYDDHLFRKQELRELKMLQKQEKKQFYELQQKEVVAKEQQEKKFEQERLQLERTFEADMDVLARQHRQTVEKYEQQQETELRNTSKKIRAEQERDLKLFRDSLKQEIRLLKQEVDLLPKEKRKDEFRKRKTAMELEHEEREKNFLATLSENHELALRRISEIYREKLSAADKGYLQQKQTAMRTREAMLWELEEKHIHDKHQLAKRHVKDLCFMQRHQMIIRHEKELDQIKRMISRKEEEVLKRQTIERRALPKRIRAERKARDMMFRESLRISMTTDPELEREKLKKFQEQEKKRYTQEQVRFETKHSKQLEELRATSDGSIRELEQLQNEKRKQLLEHETAKLRDCDEGLQKELREWKSQLLPRKQSVQKELDRAVDEYELRWGGPVDRREFEGDFVVPPEIRNRTNSLNSRSLRLHGGLLSISRSRTFLSLPVANGGRNGGIHSSVPDLSRSVPNTPGSAHKLSLASSYDSVLEENENEGGGVAEGQGGGQQSAIKYIFTDDGVHLRRKSEDILSGRRTKIPVKGSQGHGRAYQENGGRPQSQQQHQQSHSRQHSEPSNRLVPIRVKKPGNFFEAMTNRSSQAAVPQYSGGTMPRSGGAGYGWGNSRLGTANNFSSDANINRLSTFSSARGGLPMPPEQQYRNGGNDPRGVVNPGMKLSPSTPILLSPGKESDSAA; this is translated from the exons ATGAGGAGGCGGAG AAAGCTAAGCGACAGGCGAAGCGTAGATCGCTCTATCAGAGGGTTG GAGCACCGCAGTTCTGCGCTTCCACTCGACCTGGACGATGACTCATCGTCACTGCAGAGCCAAGAAACCTATAAAC ATACTCCCACATCCTTATCGAAGTCATCCAGAGATTCGAAAGAGTCGACACCCGTTCCTGTTGAAGATGATAGCAAAGCGAAACCTGCGGCGGCCGCGGCCGCGTCAGCAGCAGCACAATCGCCATCGACGACGACGCCCAGTTCAGCAACAACACCGCCGTCAGCGCCTGTGGCTAGTGATAGTAATAGTAATGTACAAAGTGATGCCAAGAAGTCGTCACCACCTCCAGCATCCACAACGACGGTTCCTGCTCCAGTGTTACCACCAGTCGAACCGGCTGAAGCCCTGACCAACGTCAGCGGAAgtagcagcggcagcagcagtagcagtacCGACGCTGAAAAGAAGGCCGGCGTCCTGCTCAAGAAGGAGAAGGGACCGGCCCCGCCGCCACCGCAGACTCCGTCGTCACCTAGTAGTAGAAATGCGCCGCCGAGTTCGCTGGGAGTTGCGCCCACGAGCACCGCGCAAGCAACTGTTCCTCCAACGCCCCCGGAGACGCCCCAAACTCCGGCCGGCGCCAACAAGGGCGTTGATCGCCCGGACCATACGATTTCAAAGCCAGCGCCGGCTTCGCCTGCGGCGATCAACCGACAAATGAGCAGCGACGACCTGATCAAATCACCAAAGAAGGAGCACGCTCCTTCACCACCGAAGCAACAGCAGACGAAGGAGAGTCCGTCCGTGACGCCGTTGCCACCGCCGCCCGAAGAAATGGTGATCGTGACCGGCGTCCGGCGACACTCCCCCGACCTGGACGACCGATTCGACGAATCACCCAAAGAACAGCCACCCGTAACCACCCCCGTTGCCATTCCAAAACCTCCGGTACAGTTCGAGGACGACGTGCAGCCGTACGTGCCGCCCCCACCTCTCCTCTCCCCGGACGACGAGATCCGGATAACGTCGACGCCGAACGCCAAATCGTCCACGACCATCACCATCAACAACGACTCCGTGCTGCTCGCGGACCCGTCCAACAGTCTTGCCACCAACGTCAGCCAGGTCACCGTCGTAACGAGCCACCCGCCGGTCATCATCGACAACTCGCTGGCCATAGTCGCCGGCCGGTCCGGCTCCTCGTCCTCGGCGTCCTCCACCAAGTCGTTCGGCTCGTCCCAGCGCCGGTCGCGCGTCCTCACGCCCAAGAACAGCGACGAGGTCGTGATCGTGTCGAACGAGCTGAACAAAACGCACGTCAACGAGTCCAGCACGGACGACGACTTCCAGTCGCTGGACAGCTTGGAGAACCTGTCGCCGAGGCATCGGAAGCGCCAGCAGCAGCCGCTGTCCGGTAGCAGTGGGCAAATCGCTCGCAAGCTGGACGAAAGCGAGGTGCTGATCGTGAGCTCCGGGTATATTGGGGATGACGACCGGGAGCGGGAGCAGATCGCGAGCGAACAGGACGATTTCATCAACGATGAGCTGTTTATAG gtaataataacaataatcatAGCAACAGTAAACTATTGGACACTAGTCATGTTTCGGTGGTGACCGTCGGCGAGGAGGAGATCAAGGTGAAGGACTCCTCGCACCACATCATCAACAGCGGTGGCACCGCCTCTCCGGCGCACCTCCACCTACTGAACCATCACCAACAGCACAATCAGCACCATCCGCCCCACCACGACTCGATCAGCGACCTGTCGAACGTGAGCTGCGGTCCGAGCGAGTCCAGCGACGACGTCAAGGTGATGGACGTGATGATGACCCATCCGCCGCCAACGAGCACAAGCAGCGTGAGTACGGGCAGTACGGTGACGGCCGCTGGCGGCGGTAACTTTGCTCAACGGTCCCCGTCGGGTTCATCGATTTCATCGCCGCCGCTGCGGAGTGGCGGTTCTAGTACTAAGTTGAACGGCGCCGGCGGTGACTTTAGCCGCAGCCGGGAGGACGTCAGTATCATAGTGAATAAGCGCAAGATCGTCGATAAGCAGGCGCGGGTATCGCCGGACAGCAGCGTCGGCTCGATGGACGGGACCGGGTCGGTACGATCGGCCAGTACGCCACTTCATCACAACCACCAGCAGGAGAAGCCGCAGCAGCTGCAACCAGGTCACGGCAAGCAGCTGGACCGAAGCGATGCCGAGAGCATCGCGACCACAACTAGTCACGACAGCCGCGAACAGTCGGTTGACGAGGAGGTACAACTGAGGAGGAAACCTCCGGCGCCGGTTGAACCCGAAGAGGACAAGGTTCCGCCCATCGCCCCGCCCAACACCCGCACCAAGCCTAGCCAGCGCAACTTTAGCAAGGAAGAGATTCACCTGCAGAACCTCAAGAAGAAGACGCGAAAGCGAACGCGCAAGTTTGAGATCGACGGCGTCCAGGTGACGACCACCACCAGCAAGGTGATCTACAGCGACGAGGACAACAACAAGCTGTACGACGACCACCTGTTCCGGAAGCAGGAGCTGCGCGAGCTCAAGATGCTCCAAAAGCAGGAGAAGAAGCAGTTCTACGAGCTGCAGCAGAAGGAGGTCGTCGCCAAAGAGCAGCAGGAGAAAAAGTTCGAACAGGAGCGGCTCCAGCTGGAGCGCACCTTCGAGGCGGACATGGACGTGCTTGCGCGTCAGCACCGCCAAACGGTGGAAAAGTACGAGCAACAGCAAGAGACTGAGCTGCGAAATACCTCCAAGAAGATCCGCGCCGAGCAGGAGCGGGACCTGAAGCTG TTCCGCGACAGCCTGAAGCAGGAGATTCGGCTGCTCAAGCAGGAGGTCGACTTGCTGCCCAAGGAGAAGCGGAAAGATGAGTTCCGCAAGCGCAAGACGGCGATGGAGCTGGAGCACGAGGAGCGCGAGAAGAACTTCCTGGCGACGCTCTCCGAAAATCACGAGCTGGCGCTGCGCCGCATCAGCGAGATCTATCGCGAGAAGCTGTCCGCCGCAGACAAGGGCTACCTGCAGCAGAAGCAGACG GCCATGCGAACCCGAGAGGCTATGCTGTGGGAGCTGGAGGAAAAGCACATCCACGACAAGCACCAGCTCGCGAAGCGCCACGTCAAGGATCTGTGCTTTATGCAGCGCCACCAGATGATCATCCGGCACGAGAAAGAACTGGATCAAATCAAGAG AATGATTTCCCGGAAGGAGGAGGAAGTGCTCAAGCGGCAAACCATCGAGAGGCGGGCGCTGCCGAAGCGGATCCGAGCCGAGCGCAAGGCCCGGGACATGATGTTCCGCGAATCGTTGCGGATATCGATGACCACCGATCCGGAGCTGGAGCGGGAGAAGCTGAAGAAG TTCCAAGAGCAGGAGAAGAAGCGCTACACCCAGGAACAAGTTCGGTTCGAGACCAAGCACAGCAAGCAGCTCGAAGAGCTGCGAGCCACCTCGGATGGTTCCATCAG GGAGCTGGAACAGCTGCAGAACGAGAAGCGCAAGCAGCTGCTGGAACATGAGACGGCCAAGCTGCGCGACTGTGACGAGGGCCTGCAGAAGGAGCTGCGCGAGTGGAAGTCCCAGCTGCTGCCGCGAAAGCAG AGCGTTCAGAAAGAGCTCGACCGGGCGGTGGACGAGTACGAGCTGCGGTGGGGTGGGCCCGTCGACAGGCGCGAGTTCGAGGGCGATTTTGTCGTGCCGCCGGAGATCCGCAACCGGACCAACTCGCTCAATTCGCGCTCGCTGCGGCTGCACGGCGGTCTGTTGAGCATTTCCCGGTCCCGTACGTTCCTGTCGCTGCCGGTGGCGAACGGGGGTCGGAACGGCGGTATACACAGTTCGGTGCCGGATCTGAGCCGGTCGGTGCCGAATACGCCCGGGTCGGCCCACAAGCTGTCGCTGGCTTCGTCGTACGACTCGGTGCTGGAGGAGAACGAGAATGAGGGAGGGGGGGTGGCGGAGGGTCAGGGGGGAGGTCAGCAGTCGGCGATCAAGTATATCTTCACGGACGATGGGGTTCATTTGAGGCGGAAGTCGGAGGATATTCTGTCGGGGAGGAGGACGAAGATTCCGGTGAAGGGTAGCCAGGGTCATGGGAGGGCGTATCAGGAGAACGGAGGTCGGCCTCagtcgcagcagcagcatcagcagagTCATTCGAGGCAGCATTCTGAGCCCAGCAATCGGCTGGTTCCGATTCGGGTCAAGAAGCCGGGCAACTTTTTCGAAGCCATGACCAACAGGTCGTCGCAAGCGGCGGTTCCTCAGTATAGTGGAGGGACCATGCCCAGAAGTGGTGGCGCTGGCTATGGGTGGGGAAATAGTCGTCTCGGGACCGCGAACAACTTCTCGTCCGACGCTAATATAAACAGACTGTCGACGTTTAGTTCGGCCAGGGGTGGTCTTCCGATGCCACCGGAGCAGCAGTACCGAAACGGTGGGAACGATCCGCGCGGTGTCGTCAATCCGGGCATGAAACTGTCCCCTTCAACGCCAATTTTGCTTTCCCCAGGAAAGGAGTCCGATTCAGCAGCTTAA
- the LOC120420377 gene encoding serine/threonine-protein kinase 10 isoform X1, with product MSFLNNLKKVFHLGGGDAKKKRIFNNIRMDTDPADFWDMIGELGDGAFGKVYKAQNKETRQLAAAKMCTLEDEENLSDHMVEIDILSEIKHGNIVELYEAYSIDDKLWMLIEYCDGGALDSIMVELEKPLTEPQIAYVCKHMVAGLNHLHKNKVIHRDLKAGNVLLTMDGGVKLADFGVSAKNKHTLQKHDTFIGTPYWMAPELVLCETFRDNPYDFKVDIWSLGITLIEFAQMEPPNSEMSPMRVLLKIQKSDPPKLDQPSKWSKAFNEFLSKSLVKDPQQRPNTDVLLGLAFISGNLDPKPIKDLLLEYKADVVEEELVDEEAEKAKRQAKRRSLYQREHRSSALPLDLDDDSSSLQSQETYKLPDTPTSLSKSSRDSKESTPVPVEDDSKAKPAAAAAASAAAQSPSTTTPSSATTPPSAPVASDSNSNVQSDAKKSSPPPASTTTVPAPVLPPVEPAEALTNVSGSSSGSSSSSTDAEKKAGVLLKKEKGPAPPPPQTPSSPSSRNAPPSSLGVAPTSTAQATVPPTPPETPQTPAGANKGVDRPDHTISKPAPASPAAINRQMSSDDLIKSPKKEHAPSPPKQQQTKESPSVTPLPPPPEEMVIVTGVRRHSPDLDDRFDESPKEQPPVTTPVAIPKPPVQFEDDVQPYVPPPPLLSPDDEIRITSTPNAKSSTTITINNDSVLLADPSNSLATNVSQVTVVTSHPPVIIDNSLAIVAGRSGSSSSASSTKSFGSSQRRSRVLTPKNSDEVVIVSNELNKTHVNESSTDDDFQSLDSLENLSPRHRKRQQQPLSGSSGQIARKLDESEVLIVSSGYIGDDDREREQIASEQDDFINDELFIGNNNNNHSNSKLLDTSHVSVVTVGEEEIKVKDSSHHIINSGGTASPAHLHLLNHHQQHNQHHPPHHDSISDLSNVSCGPSESSDDVKVMDVMMTHPPPTSTSSVSTGSTVTAAGGGNFAQRSPSGSSISSPPLRSGGSSTKLNGAGGDFSRSREDVSIIVNKRKIVDKQARVSPDSSVGSMDGTGSVRSASTPLHHNHQQEKPQQLQPGHGKQLDRSDAESIATTTSHDSREQSVDEEVQLRRKPPAPVEPEEDKVPPIAPPNTRTKPSQRNFSKEEIHLQNLKKKTRKRTRKFEIDGVQVTTTTSKVIYSDEDNNKLYDDHLFRKQELRELKMLQKQEKKQFYELQQKEVVAKEQQEKKFEQERLQLERTFEADMDVLARQHRQTVEKYEQQQETELRNTSKKIRAEQERDLKLFRDSLKQEIRLLKQEVDLLPKEKRKDEFRKRKTAMELEHEEREKNFLATLSENHELALRRISEIYREKLSAADKGYLQQKQTAMRTREAMLWELEEKHIHDKHQLAKRHVKDLCFMQRHQMIIRHEKELDQIKRMISRKEEEVLKRQTIERRALPKRIRAERKARDMMFRESLRISMTTDPELEREKLKKFQEQEKKRYTQEQVRFETKHSKQLEELRATSDGSIRELEQLQNEKRKQLLEHETAKLRDCDEGLQKELREWKSQLLPRKQSVQKELDRAVDEYELRWGGPVDRREFEGDFVVPPEIRNRTNSLNSRSLRLHGGLLSISRSRTFLSLPVANGGRNGGIHSSVPDLSRSVPNTPGSAHKLSLASSYDSVLEENENEGGGVAEGQGGGQQSAIKYIFTDDGVHLRRKSEDILSGRRTKIPVKGSQGHGRAYQENGGRPQSQQQHQQSHSRQHSEPSNRLVPIRVKKPGNFFEAMTNRSSQAAVPQYSGGTMPRSGGAGYGWGNSRLGTANNFSSDANINRLSTFSSARGGLPMPPEQQYRNGGNDPRGVVNPGMKLSPSTPILLSPGKESDSAA from the exons ATGCTGATAGAGTACTGTGATGGCGGTGCCTTAGATAGTATTATGGTTGAGCTGGAGAAACCACTGACTGAGCCGCAGATCGCGTACGTCTGCAAGCACATGGTCGCCGGCCTGAACCACCTGCACAAGAACAAGGTGATACACCGGGATCTGAAGGCGGGTAACGTGCTGCTCACGATGGACGGCGGCGTCAAGCTGGCGGACTTTGGCGTCTCGGCGAAGAACAAACACACGCTGCAGAAGCACGACACCTTCATCGGGACGCCGTACTGGATGGCGCCGGAGCTGGTGCTGTGCGAGACGTTCCGGGACAACCCGTACGACTTCAAGGTGGACATCTGGTCGCTGGGCATCACGTTGATCGAGTTTGCCCAGATGGAGCCGCCGAACAGCGAGATGTCGCCGATGCGGGTGCTGCTCAAGATCCAGAAGAGCGACCCGCCCAAGCTGGACCAGCCTTCGAAGTGGTCGAAGGCGTTCAACGAGTTTCTGTCCAAGTCGCTGGTGAAG GATCCCCAACAAAGGCCCAACACGGACGTGCTCTTGGGGTTGGCGTTCATCAGCGGTAATCTGGATCCGAAGCCGATCAAGGACCTGCTGCTGGAGTACAAAGCGGACGTCGTGGAAGAGGAGCTCGTCGATGAGGAGGCGGAG AAAGCTAAGCGACAGGCGAAGCGTAGATCGCTCTATCAGAGG GAGCACCGCAGTTCTGCGCTTCCACTCGACCTGGACGATGACTCATCGTCACTGCAGAGCCAAGAAACCTATAAAC TTCCAGATACTCCCACATCCTTATCGAAGTCATCCAGAGATTCGAAAGAGTCGACACCCGTTCCTGTTGAAGATGATAGCAAAGCGAAACCTGCGGCGGCCGCGGCCGCGTCAGCAGCAGCACAATCGCCATCGACGACGACGCCCAGTTCAGCAACAACACCGCCGTCAGCGCCTGTGGCTAGTGATAGTAATAGTAATGTACAAAGTGATGCCAAGAAGTCGTCACCACCTCCAGCATCCACAACGACGGTTCCTGCTCCAGTGTTACCACCAGTCGAACCGGCTGAAGCCCTGACCAACGTCAGCGGAAgtagcagcggcagcagcagtagcagtacCGACGCTGAAAAGAAGGCCGGCGTCCTGCTCAAGAAGGAGAAGGGACCGGCCCCGCCGCCACCGCAGACTCCGTCGTCACCTAGTAGTAGAAATGCGCCGCCGAGTTCGCTGGGAGTTGCGCCCACGAGCACCGCGCAAGCAACTGTTCCTCCAACGCCCCCGGAGACGCCCCAAACTCCGGCCGGCGCCAACAAGGGCGTTGATCGCCCGGACCATACGATTTCAAAGCCAGCGCCGGCTTCGCCTGCGGCGATCAACCGACAAATGAGCAGCGACGACCTGATCAAATCACCAAAGAAGGAGCACGCTCCTTCACCACCGAAGCAACAGCAGACGAAGGAGAGTCCGTCCGTGACGCCGTTGCCACCGCCGCCCGAAGAAATGGTGATCGTGACCGGCGTCCGGCGACACTCCCCCGACCTGGACGACCGATTCGACGAATCACCCAAAGAACAGCCACCCGTAACCACCCCCGTTGCCATTCCAAAACCTCCGGTACAGTTCGAGGACGACGTGCAGCCGTACGTGCCGCCCCCACCTCTCCTCTCCCCGGACGACGAGATCCGGATAACGTCGACGCCGAACGCCAAATCGTCCACGACCATCACCATCAACAACGACTCCGTGCTGCTCGCGGACCCGTCCAACAGTCTTGCCACCAACGTCAGCCAGGTCACCGTCGTAACGAGCCACCCGCCGGTCATCATCGACAACTCGCTGGCCATAGTCGCCGGCCGGTCCGGCTCCTCGTCCTCGGCGTCCTCCACCAAGTCGTTCGGCTCGTCCCAGCGCCGGTCGCGCGTCCTCACGCCCAAGAACAGCGACGAGGTCGTGATCGTGTCGAACGAGCTGAACAAAACGCACGTCAACGAGTCCAGCACGGACGACGACTTCCAGTCGCTGGACAGCTTGGAGAACCTGTCGCCGAGGCATCGGAAGCGCCAGCAGCAGCCGCTGTCCGGTAGCAGTGGGCAAATCGCTCGCAAGCTGGACGAAAGCGAGGTGCTGATCGTGAGCTCCGGGTATATTGGGGATGACGACCGGGAGCGGGAGCAGATCGCGAGCGAACAGGACGATTTCATCAACGATGAGCTGTTTATAG gtaataataacaataatcatAGCAACAGTAAACTATTGGACACTAGTCATGTTTCGGTGGTGACCGTCGGCGAGGAGGAGATCAAGGTGAAGGACTCCTCGCACCACATCATCAACAGCGGTGGCACCGCCTCTCCGGCGCACCTCCACCTACTGAACCATCACCAACAGCACAATCAGCACCATCCGCCCCACCACGACTCGATCAGCGACCTGTCGAACGTGAGCTGCGGTCCGAGCGAGTCCAGCGACGACGTCAAGGTGATGGACGTGATGATGACCCATCCGCCGCCAACGAGCACAAGCAGCGTGAGTACGGGCAGTACGGTGACGGCCGCTGGCGGCGGTAACTTTGCTCAACGGTCCCCGTCGGGTTCATCGATTTCATCGCCGCCGCTGCGGAGTGGCGGTTCTAGTACTAAGTTGAACGGCGCCGGCGGTGACTTTAGCCGCAGCCGGGAGGACGTCAGTATCATAGTGAATAAGCGCAAGATCGTCGATAAGCAGGCGCGGGTATCGCCGGACAGCAGCGTCGGCTCGATGGACGGGACCGGGTCGGTACGATCGGCCAGTACGCCACTTCATCACAACCACCAGCAGGAGAAGCCGCAGCAGCTGCAACCAGGTCACGGCAAGCAGCTGGACCGAAGCGATGCCGAGAGCATCGCGACCACAACTAGTCACGACAGCCGCGAACAGTCGGTTGACGAGGAGGTACAACTGAGGAGGAAACCTCCGGCGCCGGTTGAACCCGAAGAGGACAAGGTTCCGCCCATCGCCCCGCCCAACACCCGCACCAAGCCTAGCCAGCGCAACTTTAGCAAGGAAGAGATTCACCTGCAGAACCTCAAGAAGAAGACGCGAAAGCGAACGCGCAAGTTTGAGATCGACGGCGTCCAGGTGACGACCACCACCAGCAAGGTGATCTACAGCGACGAGGACAACAACAAGCTGTACGACGACCACCTGTTCCGGAAGCAGGAGCTGCGCGAGCTCAAGATGCTCCAAAAGCAGGAGAAGAAGCAGTTCTACGAGCTGCAGCAGAAGGAGGTCGTCGCCAAAGAGCAGCAGGAGAAAAAGTTCGAACAGGAGCGGCTCCAGCTGGAGCGCACCTTCGAGGCGGACATGGACGTGCTTGCGCGTCAGCACCGCCAAACGGTGGAAAAGTACGAGCAACAGCAAGAGACTGAGCTGCGAAATACCTCCAAGAAGATCCGCGCCGAGCAGGAGCGGGACCTGAAGCTG TTCCGCGACAGCCTGAAGCAGGAGATTCGGCTGCTCAAGCAGGAGGTCGACTTGCTGCCCAAGGAGAAGCGGAAAGATGAGTTCCGCAAGCGCAAGACGGCGATGGAGCTGGAGCACGAGGAGCGCGAGAAGAACTTCCTGGCGACGCTCTCCGAAAATCACGAGCTGGCGCTGCGCCGCATCAGCGAGATCTATCGCGAGAAGCTGTCCGCCGCAGACAAGGGCTACCTGCAGCAGAAGCAGACG GCCATGCGAACCCGAGAGGCTATGCTGTGGGAGCTGGAGGAAAAGCACATCCACGACAAGCACCAGCTCGCGAAGCGCCACGTCAAGGATCTGTGCTTTATGCAGCGCCACCAGATGATCATCCGGCACGAGAAAGAACTGGATCAAATCAAGAG AATGATTTCCCGGAAGGAGGAGGAAGTGCTCAAGCGGCAAACCATCGAGAGGCGGGCGCTGCCGAAGCGGATCCGAGCCGAGCGCAAGGCCCGGGACATGATGTTCCGCGAATCGTTGCGGATATCGATGACCACCGATCCGGAGCTGGAGCGGGAGAAGCTGAAGAAG TTCCAAGAGCAGGAGAAGAAGCGCTACACCCAGGAACAAGTTCGGTTCGAGACCAAGCACAGCAAGCAGCTCGAAGAGCTGCGAGCCACCTCGGATGGTTCCATCAG GGAGCTGGAACAGCTGCAGAACGAGAAGCGCAAGCAGCTGCTGGAACATGAGACGGCCAAGCTGCGCGACTGTGACGAGGGCCTGCAGAAGGAGCTGCGCGAGTGGAAGTCCCAGCTGCTGCCGCGAAAGCAG AGCGTTCAGAAAGAGCTCGACCGGGCGGTGGACGAGTACGAGCTGCGGTGGGGTGGGCCCGTCGACAGGCGCGAGTTCGAGGGCGATTTTGTCGTGCCGCCGGAGATCCGCAACCGGACCAACTCGCTCAATTCGCGCTCGCTGCGGCTGCACGGCGGTCTGTTGAGCATTTCCCGGTCCCGTACGTTCCTGTCGCTGCCGGTGGCGAACGGGGGTCGGAACGGCGGTATACACAGTTCGGTGCCGGATCTGAGCCGGTCGGTGCCGAATACGCCCGGGTCGGCCCACAAGCTGTCGCTGGCTTCGTCGTACGACTCGGTGCTGGAGGAGAACGAGAATGAGGGAGGGGGGGTGGCGGAGGGTCAGGGGGGAGGTCAGCAGTCGGCGATCAAGTATATCTTCACGGACGATGGGGTTCATTTGAGGCGGAAGTCGGAGGATATTCTGTCGGGGAGGAGGACGAAGATTCCGGTGAAGGGTAGCCAGGGTCATGGGAGGGCGTATCAGGAGAACGGAGGTCGGCCTCagtcgcagcagcagcatcagcagagTCATTCGAGGCAGCATTCTGAGCCCAGCAATCGGCTGGTTCCGATTCGGGTCAAGAAGCCGGGCAACTTTTTCGAAGCCATGACCAACAGGTCGTCGCAAGCGGCGGTTCCTCAGTATAGTGGAGGGACCATGCCCAGAAGTGGTGGCGCTGGCTATGGGTGGGGAAATAGTCGTCTCGGGACCGCGAACAACTTCTCGTCCGACGCTAATATAAACAGACTGTCGACGTTTAGTTCGGCCAGGGGTGGTCTTCCGATGCCACCGGAGCAGCAGTACCGAAACGGTGGGAACGATCCGCGCGGTGTCGTCAATCCGGGCATGAAACTGTCCCCTTCAACGCCAATTTTGCTTTCCCCAGGAAAGGAGTCCGATTCAGCAGCTTAA